The Oncorhynchus nerka isolate Pitt River linkage group LG5, Oner_Uvic_2.0, whole genome shotgun sequence nucleotide sequence CGTTGACAAACCATCAACCACTCCATTTCCCTGCTCTTACTGGCCAACATTCGCTGTACATCGGCAGCATGTTTTCATCatgaagcccccccccccccaataacgtttttttttttttgcagcagATGCTTTCTCTAGACAGAGCGCTTTGTCAATGGCACCAGGAAGCTGTAAGTCCCTTTACAGTCCTCTCTTTGGCTGAGGGAAGCTCTGGCGTTTTTTATTGTAAATGTTATCTTTATTTTATTCTGCATGTTTTAATGAAATTGCCTACCAGAACAGTGGTCTCACTCAATTCGATTAGAAAACAAGGCCACGTGGGACTGGAGGCTCTCAAATCACATCTTCAAAACCACATTCCCATGGGTGAAACGAAGACATGACTGGCTTTTTCCTGCATTAAGGGTGTTGGCATCCTCTCACATGCTTACATTTTGTTCAAACACAAAACAGCCTCCATTAGTTATGTCATTCCAACATACTGCTTAATTGCAAGGTTCCGTTTATTTGTGTGGAATTTGAAGTGGTAGGTTTTTAGCAAATTAATGCTGCTTGCATAACAAATGTTCCTTAATCGGGACCCTAGTTAATGAGCCAAATTATTGACTTGTGTATACTGTTTTGTATGGCTTGTGCATTGTTTACTGGGAAAATAAGCCAGGTCCTTTTTAATTGAAGTATTTCCCTTTTCAGAGGCATCCATGAGGTAACAAGTGGTGGGTATCTGGGATGTGAAAGTGAAAGGAACCAAGAAGGGCGTGGTTCCATTGTGCCCCTAACTCCTACTAGCTCTAAAGGACCTCAACACATTTCTTACAGCCATCCAGGTCGTTCTAATCTGTTAACATAGAAAGGCTAAGGGGAAGTAGCTAGAGGCTGAAATGGAACTAGGCCTACTTGGTCCAAATGTCTCTTCCTATAGGGTCCGTTACTGCCTACCgccgttgtgcccttgagtaAGGCACTACCTCTAAGTGCTCTAGGGGTGCTGCTCTGCCGCTGCCCCTGTGTTGCTCCCAGCCTGTGGTGTCTGTGAGATTGGGTACTGTGACAGCAACAACTAAAGAATATCTGTGCAAATGGACCAATAAACAAAGTATTGTATTGACTGCGTGTGAGGAGGAAACCCTCATGTACATTGGGAGTCACCATGTCTCCCCTCTATTTCCTTTCTGTTTTTACCCAAGATATGCCTGGCGGTTGGGACGGCGGACGCAGCAACGGCTTCGTGCAGAATGGTTACCACGACAACCGCATGAATGGGGGCAACCGGTACAACAGTGGCCCCCCTCGCATGGAGAGGGGCAGGGGGGGTGGAGGTTTCCGTGGCGGAAGGGGCGGGTCCTACAACCCGGTACAGCCTATGCAGAATGTCGGCATGTTTGGAGTCTACGACAACAAAGATGGCGGCGGCTGGAACACGACTAAAGATGCTTACACCAGCTTCGGCGCGCGTCCTGATAGGGGGAAGTCTGCTTTTTTCAACAACGGCGGGAGTGCGCCCCGAGGAAGGTGAGAACTAGAGAATTCACTCCCAAGCCCTTAGCCAACAGTTTTCAGGTTCCTCAGAGTCCAGGGCTGTACCATGAGGCAACTCATTAGCAAGCTAGCCCTTCCTGACCCCTGTGGTTATGTTATGCTTGACAGTTACCAGCGTGGAGGGTTTGGAGGCAGTGGAAACAGCCGCTGGGTGGAGGAGTCCAGGGATGACGAGGACTGGTCCAAACCCACTCAGGCCAATGAGCGCCTGGAACAGTGAGTGGTAACCTAACCTACCCCCCTTTCTGCCTACTATGGTATTTCAATAATGAGGAGTTAACAATGTCATTTTACAATACATCACTATCCGCTGTCCCTGTCATTTATCAATATCCCCTCTCGTTAAAATGATCAAGTAGACCTTTCTGTCACTTTCCTGACCTTCTGTGTTTCTGCTTCTCCCCAGGGAGCTGTTCGCTGGTGGCAACACAGGGATTAACTTTGACAATTACGATGACATTCCTGTTGAGGCCACTGGCCAAAACTGCCCCCATCACATTGACAGCGTAAGTCCCCAAGTATTCTAGCCAAATAACCCTGTCTCAGATCCAGTAGCCCTCATGTCCTATTAGTCAGCATTTTGTTAGTATTCTTCAAAACCAGAAGTGTTTCCCATGGGCTCTACTGAGCAGCTTGTGTGGTGCTGTTGATCCCCCTGCCCATATCCTCCCCTTTCCCCCTAAAACAGAGTTGCGTGAAAGCTGTTTGGTGCTCATTTGAGTGACTGGTTCGTCTTCGTATTTCAGTTCCAAGACGTAGAGATGGGAGAGATCATAATGAGTAACATCGCCCTGACCCGCTACACTCGGCCCACTCCGGTCCAGAAGTACGCCATTCCAATTATCAAGAACAAGAGGGACCTGATGGCCTGTGCCCAGACAGGTTAGAACCAGACCAAACTACAACCACTCCAAATTGGATTTGTCTGGAGAGCTATATGCAGATATGACTTACGAtaactgtattgtactgtagttgATTTAAGTATAGGTATATGACTAATATAAACTGTGGTCTCTCAGGTTCCGGTAAGACTGCTGCGTTCCTGTTGCCTGTACTGAGTCAGATCTACACTGAAGGCCCAGGAGAAGCCCTCGCCCAGAAGTCTGGAGGACAGGACAACGGAAAGTATGGTCGCCGTAAGCAGTACCCCCTCGCTCTGGTCCTGGCCCCCACCAGAGAACTGGCCCTGCAGATCTATGAAGAGGCCAGAAAGGTAAGCAACTGCCACCCCCCCCCAGCTGGGATGTTatttgcgggtgtagcaaaatgtttGACACATCCACACAAtgtgaccacacacacagagaggacagacatccCATCAGCATCAATACCAGCTAGGTCGGTAGCGTTCTGCCAGTGggcctctgtctctttgtctctgttttTGTGTTGACGGCCAACCAGCCAAGGTTGTAATTAGGGAACTGTAGTGAAACACACAATCATTGTTTGtgctctcctttctttctcctctcttgtccctttccctgccttctctctctgtaccccgtattccccctctcccttctctctccatgtctgtacCCCgtattccccctctcccttctctctccatgtctgtacCCCgtattccccctctcccttctctctccatgtctgtacCCCgtattccccctctccatctctgtaccccgtatttcccttctctctccatctctgtaccccgtatttcccttctctctccatctctgtaccccgtatttcccttctctctccatctctgtaccccgtatttcccttctctctccatctctgtaccccgtattccccttctctctccatctctgtaccccgtatattctcccttctctctccatctctgtaccccgtatattctcccttctctctccatctctgtaccccgtatattctcccttctctctccatctctgtaccccgtatattctcccttctctctccatctctgtaccccgtatattctcccttctctctccatctctgtaccccgtatattctcccttctctctccatctctgtaccccgtatattctcccttctctctcctgctGTAGTTTGCGTACCGGTCCCGTGTGCGTCCTTGTGTGGTGTACGGAGGGGCTGACATTGGCCAgcagatcagagacctggagcgAGGCTGTCACCTGCTGGTGGCTACACCTGGACGCCTGGTGGACATGATGGAGAGGGGCAAGATCGGCCTCGACTACTGCAAGTGAGTAGACTTCCAACATGCTGGACTGCTGGCAGACTGAGCTGTCTGAGATATAACTTTTGGTTCTTGACTTCATTGTTTTTGAAGAGGTGCAGACAAGTTACAAAGCCCCAGGACCCCGTCACTAGGCACTTTACCTAGATGAATAACATAAGCCTTATTCGTATTggattagttttactgggggagATGGGAGTTATCTAATTATGTGAACAAATCACCACATCTGTAATTTAAGTCCTGTCCAAATCTTCCATGTCAGTCATTTTTAAATCGCAGGAGAGTAATAAATCCAGCTGGAAAAACCTGATGCAGCTTATTAGACTACTGATTAGTTGAATTGGCCTGCTGGACAGGAAAGGAATACTACATGCCCATGAGTCTCTGACTGAAAACAGGTCTACAGCCAatccctgaccctgtctctgttAGTTACCTGGTGCTGGATGAGGCTGACCGGATGTTGGACATGGGTTTTGAGCCCCAGATCAGACGCATCGTGGAGCAGGACACCATGCCCCCTAAAGGCATCCGTCAGACCATGATGTTCAGCGCTACCTTCCCCAAGGAGATCCAGGTACTCACACCCACATGGTGTTCAACTCCCTTTCCTAAAGAGATCATGGTACATGGACAATAATTGTTACTCTCCAGTCCCCACAATTGCTTATGTATTTGTCAAAAGTATTGTGCTTAATGAGGAAAAGTGTTATTTGCCATATGTCCTCTCTATGGTGTATTAACCCACCTTTCCACACACATTTAATAAACTGTCCTCCATGTTGGCTCCACAACAATAACACAAACCCCTCGGTCAGATCCTGGCGCGTGACTTCCTGGAGGAGTACATCTTCCTGGCGGTGGGACGTGTGGGCTCCACCTCTGAGAACATCACCCAGAAGGTGGTGTGGGTGGAGGACGGTGACAAGAGGTCCTTCCTCCTGGACTTGCTCAATGCTACAGGTAACTACCTGGACTATACCTGTCACTGGCTCAAcccccctctcctgtccctgtgtgttactTACTGGAACTTTTACTTGTAGTGCAGGGTTTCTCAAAGCTCATCCTGGGGACTTGCTCACTGTGTTCAGGATTTTATTCCAATTGAGCAACAATTGTATATACATTGATATGTGGTTGGTAAGGGCATTCAGTTATCTGAAGGAAGCTTTGATTGGTTGAAATTCAGTTGAAATGAAAACCTGCGTGGACAGTGGGTgtttgaggactggagttgagaaaCCCTGTGTTTGAATAGCCCCTCTGTGTCTAATGAATATGTTGACTTGATCAGTTGGGCTAGGTGGAATCTGCAACGGCATTTCCCAACATCAGCTAAATAAAATCTAAACTAAATCCTGAAGCTAATCATTGATTGAATATGCAGACATGTCTTTGATAGGACAACTTCCCAGCAGATTCCACCTGCTCCTAACACTTGGCTAGTTCCTGATTTTAAAGCTTGTCAGAAGTAAGCTATAGATCTTAGAAGATGGGTAACCATTCAGCTGGGATGGTCTAGTATTGATTGCATTAGGTATTCTGTTCTTTCAGATGGACATAagcctgggttgtgttcagtgggCAGTTTGTGTGTTGAACGTGACCCGGTGTTGGTAATGTCATAGGGTCAGATGTGAGGTGAAGACTTGTATTCTAGCTTAGGCATGTTGGCTATCATAAACTTACCCTGCCTAGTATCCCCAACCCCCAGTTACTCCTATGCAGAGCCATGTACACAGAGTTCAGGAAACCATCCTCCATGTTGGCACCAAATGTTCCTCAACAATAACATTTTAATAATGAGGTCGTATTGGAACTTGTTGGTACCATTGGGTTTTCTGAACTCTGTTGGCTAACCTCCCCCTTTTTAATGTCACTTATGAACTGTTGAAACTGCAATGAGTTTATCATCGAGTTTGGTTTTATCCAAAGTCATTCCGAGCGAAGTTCAGGACAATGCAGGTGAAAACATAGAGAAACCTGGTAAGTAGGAATTTATTATTACTAAAGTGGATGTAGAAGCTTGTATCTCATTTCATATTTCAGTTTATTGATTTATTGCTTGGCCTGTATTGGTTACCCATATTAGTCATCCATTTGTGTCCAGACGAGAAGGTCCCGTTGGTTCGGATCAGCCATCTAGTGTGGTTGTCATTGTGAGGTCATTCGCTGTTTTGAAGTGTGTTGTctcctttgtgtgtgtgggggggggggttgatttGGGAATCTGTGACTGTTGATTTGCCTTGCCCACACCCTGCTTGCTACTGCAATCATATGCCATTTCCTACACGTATGCTTTTGTTATGATGGCCATGGCAGCTTGCAAAACGTTCACTGCAGGTAGAAAAATCAATAACATGATCCACTATTCTACCAGATGGAGAAACATGTTCAAACATATCTCATCTGAATGGGCTGTAACATTTTAAACATTTTGAAGAAGCCCTCCGGTCATCATGCATCACGACTCACTGTAGAGTAGCCCGACACCGCTTTAGATATGCAGCTTTTCTTTGCCAGAGCCTCCATCTCAGCAACACTggatgtttctcctctctctaaacACCCGTGGTGATTCagccccctcctttcctctcagaTCCTCAACCACAGGGGGTAGTGGGTAGATGCTGTTTCCATACCTGTAATGTCTCCCCTGGGGCTCGTTTAGGAGGGTTCTGAGCAAGCACtgaacgttgcagatagaaatgccacGAATAGACCTGACGCTAACCCTCCCATGTTGGAAACCGTTTGTTATACAGAATCTATTTCTATCTGAACATTTTTAAGCAGTGACTCACCGGTCATCCTTCTCCTTCCCAGGTAAGAACTCTCTGACGCTGGTGTTTGTGGAAACTAAGAAGGGAGCGGATGCCCTGGAGGACTTCCTGTACCGTGAGGGTTACGCCTGCACCAGTATCCATGGCGACCGCTCCCAGAGGGACCGAGAGGAGGCTCTGCACCAGTTCCGCTCGGGACGCTGCCCCATCCTGGTCGCCACGGCGGTGAGTCTGCAAGCTCACATTTTGGTTTGAATTCTACAGGTCAAATATATTGGTTGACAAATGATAAAGCGAAACACTAGATCTTTGGCCTCATACTGTTCAAGGCCCGGTCTTTGTTTTGCAATATGGTTGCATGTTGGGGTCATTTAAAAAGGGAGCTAACATGCTTCTGTTCAAACAAGAAGGCCAATAGTTGTATTCGGTCTCGTGTACCAGGTGGCTGCCCGTGGCCTGGACATCTCCAATGTCAAGCACGTCATCAACTTTGACCTGCCCAGCGATATAGAGGAGTACGTCCACCGTATTGGCCGTACTGGACGTGTAGGCAACCTGGGTAAGCCTCTACAACATTCAAGAACTCTCCACTCAGCGACACGTAATGCACAATTTTTTATTTAGATAACTATTTGACTGTAACATGGtgaaccctctcctctcccaggtctGGCCACGTCGTTCTTCAACGATAAGAATGGCAACATCACCAAGGACCTTCTGGACATCCTAGTGGAggccaaacaggaagtaccctCCTGGCTGGAGAGCCTGGCCTATGAACACCAGCACAAGAGCAACACCCGCGGACGCTCCAAGAGGTACACACACATGCTTACATACACAGTCCTACATAAAGGAGCAGAAGTACAAGGGTTTAGAGACGACTCATCCTCTGTTTAGGTTCACCTCTGGTGGCTTCGGAGCCAGGGACTACCGTCAGACCAGTGGTGGCGGCAGCACTGGAGGGTTCGGGGGTCGTGGTGGACGCCAGCCCAGTGGGCATGGAGGAAACCGTGGATTTGGTGGCGGCGGTAAATATCCATTAAAACAACAGTAAATATTACTGTTGGTCTGTGTCATAAGAATTGTGGGATAGACCAAGTCCAAGAGTTGGTGTTTTAATTCCAACCATGCTCCAACACAGTCCGTATTCTCCTTCTAACACTGTCCTGATTCCCACCCCACATCACAGGTGGCTTTGGAGGCAACTTCTACAGCAGTGACGGCTATGGAGGAAACTACTCTCATCAGGGGGGAGTGGACTGGTGGGGCAACTAAACATCCCTCTAACCCGATCTCCCTACaccttcttcctcctccccccaccATCGCAGTGGGTCGCACCACGCCAAACTCACTGATAAGGAAACCACATGTGTAACCTAAGCCAGACTATATAAACCCCCGTGTAGCTTccaaacagactgcagtacaTTACCAGCTGTGATTCTCTGACCGCTTTTCCAAAAAATGGAGCTGAGAGACGGGGGACCGAGTGGACAGCTGACCAAGAGGAAAGCTGGAGCCACTGAGCGATTCCTAAAGAAACATGGCACCGCCAGGCTCTGGAATCATCGTGTGGCCGCCCGTAGTGACTATAGCGTATTTAGGATCTTGGGACTTGCAGTTCTTTTTCTTTCACTACAACTGCTTTTTCTTTCTTTGTAACAAAACAAACTGAGGATCATTTGTTTGTAAATGTACTGTGCCTTTAACAATTAGATTGTTTTATCTGTATTTTCTTTTAAGCGTCATAACTGGCTAAAACCTGGCCAACAAGAactaaattatatattttttgttttggGGTTTAAATGTGGTTTTGTTATTTTATTCGGAAAGGAAAACAAAATAAGCTTGAACTAAATATCAAACCTTGGCAAACACTGAGATGACATGACTTTTGAGTGAGTCATTTGTCCATTTGAGATTCAAATTTGTCACAGGGTAATTTGATGGCTCAAACTAGCTTCGACCGCATGTTGCAGCCATCCTATGAGAATTCCACTATAGGTTTTCAAACCCTTGTGTGACAAAAGTGCACTTCAAGGAAAAAAAGAGTTCAAAATATTTTTCGCTCACTCTATCCTGGAGAGGAATATGGTAGTCTTCACTAAATGAGCCATTCCACTTGTACAATTTTAAAATTGAATATTTAAATGGTATGTCCATACATACAAGCTATTTGAGCAAGTCGATGCTCAACAAATTGACTTGGCATTGTGGCACCTAGTGAAGCAACTTCTAGCTGCCTGGTGGGTGAATTTAGTTTTTGATTGAGCTTTTTTACTTAAACATTTTGAAGGATGGAAATTGACAAATCTCCATCCTTCTGAGAGAAT carries:
- the LOC115123629 gene encoding putative ATP-dependent RNA helicase an3 isoform X4, translated to MSHVAVENLHGLEQQLAVLGLNNADGQGGGTGRTCYIPPHLRNQEASKNADAFSRQSALSMAPGSYMPGGWDGGRSNGFVQNGYHDNRMNGGNRYNSGPPRMERGRGGGGFRGGRGGSYNPVQPMQNVGMFGVYDNKDGGGWNTTKDAYTSFGARPDRGKSAFFNNGGSAPRGSYQRGGFGGSGNSRWVEESRDDEDWSKPTQANERLEQELFAGGNTGINFDNYDDIPVEATGQNCPHHIDSFQDVEMGEIIMSNIALTRYTRPTPVQKYAIPIIKNKRDLMACAQTGSGKTAAFLLPVLSQIYTEGPGEALAQKSGGQDNGKYGRRKQYPLALVLAPTRELALQIYEEARKFAYRSRVRPCVVYGGADIGQQIRDLERGCHLLVATPGRLVDMMERGKIGLDYCNYLVLDEADRMLDMGFEPQIRRIVEQDTMPPKGIRQTMMFSATFPKEIQILARDFLEEYIFLAVGRVGSTSENITQKVVWVEDGDKRSFLLDLLNATGKNSLTLVFVETKKGADALEDFLYREGYACTSIHGDRSQRDREEALHQFRSGRCPILVATAVAARGLDISNVKHVINFDLPSDIEEYVHRIGRTGRVGNLGLATSFFNDKNGNITKDLLDILVEAKQEVPSWLESLAYEHQHKSNTRGRSKRFTSGGFGARDYRQTSGGGSTGGFGGRGGRQPSGHGGNRGFGGGGGFGGNFYSSDGYGGNYSHQGGVDWWGN
- the LOC115123629 gene encoding putative ATP-dependent RNA helicase an3 isoform X2, translated to MSHVAVENLHGLEQQLAVLGLNNADGQGGGTGRTCYIPPHLRNQEASKNDAFSRQSALSMAPGSYMPGGWDGGRSNGFVQNGYHDNRMNGGNRYNSGPPRMERGRGGGGFRGGRGGSYNPVQPMQNVGMFGVYDNKDGGGWNTTKDAYTSFGARPDRGKSAFFNNGGSAPRGSYQRGGFGGSGNSRWVEESRDDEDWSKPTQANERLEQELFAGGNTGINFDNYDDIPVEATGQNCPHHIDSFQDVEMGEIIMSNIALTRYTRPTPVQKYAIPIIKNKRDLMACAQTGSGKTAAFLLPVLSQIYTEGPGEALAQKSGGQDNGKYGRRKQYPLALVLAPTRELALQIYEEARKFAYRSRVRPCVVYGGADIGQQIRDLERGCHLLVATPGRLVDMMERGKIGLDYCNYLVLDEADRMLDMGFEPQIRRIVEQDTMPPKGIRQTMMFSATFPKEIQILARDFLEEYIFLAVGRVGSTSENITQKVVWVEDGDKRSFLLDLLNATVIPSEVQDNAGENIEKPGKNSLTLVFVETKKGADALEDFLYREGYACTSIHGDRSQRDREEALHQFRSGRCPILVATAVAARGLDISNVKHVINFDLPSDIEEYVHRIGRTGRVGNLGLATSFFNDKNGNITKDLLDILVEAKQEVPSWLESLAYEHQHKSNTRGRSKRFTSGGFGARDYRQTSGGGSTGGFGGRGGRQPSGHGGNRGFGGGGGFGGNFYSSDGYGGNYSHQGGVDWWGN
- the LOC115123629 gene encoding putative ATP-dependent RNA helicase an3 isoform X1 — encoded protein: MSHVAVENLHGLEQQLAVLGLNNADGQGGGTGRTCYIPPHLRNQEASKNADAFSRQSALSMAPGSYMPGGWDGGRSNGFVQNGYHDNRMNGGNRYNSGPPRMERGRGGGGFRGGRGGSYNPVQPMQNVGMFGVYDNKDGGGWNTTKDAYTSFGARPDRGKSAFFNNGGSAPRGSYQRGGFGGSGNSRWVEESRDDEDWSKPTQANERLEQELFAGGNTGINFDNYDDIPVEATGQNCPHHIDSFQDVEMGEIIMSNIALTRYTRPTPVQKYAIPIIKNKRDLMACAQTGSGKTAAFLLPVLSQIYTEGPGEALAQKSGGQDNGKYGRRKQYPLALVLAPTRELALQIYEEARKFAYRSRVRPCVVYGGADIGQQIRDLERGCHLLVATPGRLVDMMERGKIGLDYCNYLVLDEADRMLDMGFEPQIRRIVEQDTMPPKGIRQTMMFSATFPKEIQILARDFLEEYIFLAVGRVGSTSENITQKVVWVEDGDKRSFLLDLLNATVIPSEVQDNAGENIEKPGKNSLTLVFVETKKGADALEDFLYREGYACTSIHGDRSQRDREEALHQFRSGRCPILVATAVAARGLDISNVKHVINFDLPSDIEEYVHRIGRTGRVGNLGLATSFFNDKNGNITKDLLDILVEAKQEVPSWLESLAYEHQHKSNTRGRSKRFTSGGFGARDYRQTSGGGSTGGFGGRGGRQPSGHGGNRGFGGGGGFGGNFYSSDGYGGNYSHQGGVDWWGN
- the LOC115123629 gene encoding ATP-dependent RNA helicase DDX3X-like isoform X6, which encodes MSHVAVENLHGLEQQLAVLGLNNADGQGGGTGNMPGGWDGGRSNGFVQNGYHDNRMNGGNRYNSGPPRMERGRGGGGFRGGRGGSYNPVQPMQNVGMFGVYDNKDGGGWNTTKDAYTSFGARPDRGKSAFFNNGGSAPRGSYQRGGFGGSGNSRWVEESRDDEDWSKPTQANERLEQELFAGGNTGINFDNYDDIPVEATGQNCPHHIDSFQDVEMGEIIMSNIALTRYTRPTPVQKYAIPIIKNKRDLMACAQTGSGKTAAFLLPVLSQIYTEGPGEALAQKSGGQDNGKYGRRKQYPLALVLAPTRELALQIYEEARKFAYRSRVRPCVVYGGADIGQQIRDLERGCHLLVATPGRLVDMMERGKIGLDYCNYLVLDEADRMLDMGFEPQIRRIVEQDTMPPKGIRQTMMFSATFPKEIQILARDFLEEYIFLAVGRVGSTSENITQKVVWVEDGDKRSFLLDLLNATVIPSEVQDNAGENIEKPGKNSLTLVFVETKKGADALEDFLYREGYACTSIHGDRSQRDREEALHQFRSGRCPILVATAVAARGLDISNVKHVINFDLPSDIEEYVHRIGRTGRVGNLGLATSFFNDKNGNITKDLLDILVEAKQEVPSWLESLAYEHQHKSNTRGRSKRFTSGGFGARDYRQTSGGGSTGGFGGRGGRQPSGHGGNRGFGGGGGFGGNFYSSDGYGGNYSHQGGVDWWGN
- the LOC115123629 gene encoding ATP-dependent RNA helicase DDX3X-like isoform X3, giving the protein MSHVAVENLHGLEQQLAVLGLNNADGQGGGTGRTCYIPPHLRNQEASKNDMPGGWDGGRSNGFVQNGYHDNRMNGGNRYNSGPPRMERGRGGGGFRGGRGGSYNPVQPMQNVGMFGVYDNKDGGGWNTTKDAYTSFGARPDRGKSAFFNNGGSAPRGSYQRGGFGGSGNSRWVEESRDDEDWSKPTQANERLEQELFAGGNTGINFDNYDDIPVEATGQNCPHHIDSFQDVEMGEIIMSNIALTRYTRPTPVQKYAIPIIKNKRDLMACAQTGSGKTAAFLLPVLSQIYTEGPGEALAQKSGGQDNGKYGRRKQYPLALVLAPTRELALQIYEEARKFAYRSRVRPCVVYGGADIGQQIRDLERGCHLLVATPGRLVDMMERGKIGLDYCNYLVLDEADRMLDMGFEPQIRRIVEQDTMPPKGIRQTMMFSATFPKEIQILARDFLEEYIFLAVGRVGSTSENITQKVVWVEDGDKRSFLLDLLNATVIPSEVQDNAGENIEKPGKNSLTLVFVETKKGADALEDFLYREGYACTSIHGDRSQRDREEALHQFRSGRCPILVATAVAARGLDISNVKHVINFDLPSDIEEYVHRIGRTGRVGNLGLATSFFNDKNGNITKDLLDILVEAKQEVPSWLESLAYEHQHKSNTRGRSKRFTSGGFGARDYRQTSGGGSTGGFGGRGGRQPSGHGGNRGFGGGGGFGGNFYSSDGYGGNYSHQGGVDWWGN
- the LOC115123629 gene encoding ATP-dependent RNA helicase DDX3X-like isoform X5, which codes for MSHVAVENLHGLEQQLAVLGLNNADGQGGGTGRTCYIPPHLRNQEASKNDMPGGWDGGRSNGFVQNGYHDNRMNGGNRYNSGPPRMERGRGGGGFRGGRGGSYNPVQPMQNVGMFGVYDNKDGGGWNTTKDAYTSFGARPDRGKSAFFNNGGSAPRGSYQRGGFGGSGNSRWVEESRDDEDWSKPTQANERLEQELFAGGNTGINFDNYDDIPVEATGQNCPHHIDSFQDVEMGEIIMSNIALTRYTRPTPVQKYAIPIIKNKRDLMACAQTGSGKTAAFLLPVLSQIYTEGPGEALAQKSGGQDNGKYGRRKQYPLALVLAPTRELALQIYEEARKFAYRSRVRPCVVYGGADIGQQIRDLERGCHLLVATPGRLVDMMERGKIGLDYCNYLVLDEADRMLDMGFEPQIRRIVEQDTMPPKGIRQTMMFSATFPKEIQILARDFLEEYIFLAVGRVGSTSENITQKVVWVEDGDKRSFLLDLLNATGKNSLTLVFVETKKGADALEDFLYREGYACTSIHGDRSQRDREEALHQFRSGRCPILVATAVAARGLDISNVKHVINFDLPSDIEEYVHRIGRTGRVGNLGLATSFFNDKNGNITKDLLDILVEAKQEVPSWLESLAYEHQHKSNTRGRSKRFTSGGFGARDYRQTSGGGSTGGFGGRGGRQPSGHGGNRGFGGGGGFGGNFYSSDGYGGNYSHQGGVDWWGN